The sequence TATGTGTCTTCTCTGGTGTTGGGTGTTATTGTTATACATCGAATCCAGAGAATATGATGCGATTGCGAGTGGGTCGTAACGTCTGGAGGGTGACATCATGTCAGCCACATGGTGGTGAGGTGTCAACCACGTGTTTGACGAGCTGTCGACCATGTGATGGAGTGTCAACCACACGGTGACGAGTCATCCACGATCATTATTTTGCAGTCATTATACCCATATCATCGTCCAACCGTAATTTGCAGTCACTAACCTCATGAGATCAACAAAGCCAGATCTGCACCTGAGTCGGACCTTACtttaatggatttatttggaccatatAGAGGTCTAACTGCATTTCTAGTTTGGTATTTTAATCTTACCTTCTCATCAGTCAACATTATGGTGTCTGAATTTCACACCATTAAACTTCAAGGGTTATATGTCATGTATTACATCATATAACGTGTTATATGGGAATCATAATTCCATGTCGTTTGTCGGTTGTGTGACCTCATTGTTGATGCATGATTGAAAACTTTTCATGTACACTTTGAGTTGTCGTTTCATTGGCCATCTATTGTTGTTTAATAACTTGATTATTGACATTTTTATGAGGTAATGTTTCTGCATccatatgcatgcatgcacgtgAACTACACTgacagagagagaaatagagcTAATTGTTTTCATCAATTGTACCATCTTTGCCACATTGCCAAACACAAATTCAGAACTTGTATAAAGGTTCCACTAAGGATCCTCTTCGCACTTGAAGAAGAGCAGGCCTGCTGTGTGTGGCTTCACATGGTACAGGCACCAGACCAGAGCACTGTTGATGTGCTGCTGCATGATTAATGCTTACGTAGATTCATAAAGCTCATCTGTAGTCATCAAACGACtcctgaaaatgaaatttgaaaTGGCTTTCTTAAGTTCATTAAGCGTAGTATCCATAAAACATTGGGAAGTCCCTCTGTTATCATTCGACTTTCAAGTTTCATGAAGAGAGAGCTAATCGCTTGCCACAGAATTGCTTGATCATCTTTACTGTGTTGTGTTCTGAAGAAAAGGTGCAGTTAACTGGAATTTATGACTTGGTCGCTGTGTTGACACACAAGGGAAGGAGTGACGACTATGTCTTCTGGGTGAAACAAGAAAATGGTGCGTGCTTAATAAGCTCATAGGTTCTTTTATGCTTGCTCTTTTTATGTTCCTTGTGTAGCTCCTTTTGACCCAGGAAAATGGATTCAGTACGATGATCacaatccaatccaatccaatcccGCGTAGGGTAGAAAGGATATTACAAAGCTATCTGGCGGCAGTAAAGACTCTTCAAGAGAAATCACAAGTGATCGATCtacatttttttgttttcttttctcttttgaaTAAGCTCTCACAAATGAACCATATAACATTTTTTTCTGGCAGGTGATTGGCACATGGCAGAAACATCTTCATGGATAAAGCCCAAGCTGGTTTGATACGATGGAACATTgaggaaaaaaaagagaagaaaatgcctCTATATTGTTTGTAATATAACCTATTTTGTATTGATTATTGTTTGATATATGGTCCCCTCAAGTGTGCTACATCCTTTTTGTGTTTTTCTGTCCAAAGAAGTTGGGTGATCCAGAACGAAATTACAGGAACCGTTTGCTTTATATGCTCTCATTTTGGATATCCATATTATTCTTCTCAATAAATATTGCCTTTGTCTTCTTTTAGAAAGCACTTTTGAGGTCTGGCACTTAGGCCAAAAAACAAACAACTCAGACATAACAATTTACATCAAGGATAAACAATGAAAGTTATTTATTATCCAAACTTAGAAACGTACGTTACAGGAAATAATCCAACAACAGAGGTAGTGAACTCTCACAGCAAGCTAACGAAAACATGAAAGTATATAATAAGACAAGGCACCGCCAGTACCAGGACCAGGACCATGTTTGCGTCTATCTAACCCTTGTGCCATTAAACTCCAGTACTGAAAGGGCATCTGGGTGGGTGGAGTATAACAATCTTGTTCGATTAAGACACACCGATTTCTTTAAAATCCAACAACACAAAATCATGCCGGTCCGATCAACAGCCCCCAGCGTTCAACAGCATAACGGCATCTTTGTCACGAACAAAGGTGTAACACCTCATGTTCAATATATTATTCAGGAGCAGCAGCTACTCTTCTGGCCAACTGGTTGACCCCGCATGTGTACCGTTGTAGGTTTGCTGGCACTTCCAGCCGGCTGGCTTGCCATTCTGtccaaggaaaaaaaatatatattggatCGAACTGGCATAAGTATCATCTCCTAGTCCAGTGGTTAACAACAAACAATGAAAcctcattgaaaaaaaaaaaaagaggcgcGAGAACTTTTCGATGCAGATGTTGACAAGTATTAAGCTCACCTGTCTTTTATATCAGCAGCCATGGTCATAAATGCTTTCTCTACATTGGTAGAATCCTTGGCACTTGTCTCCAGGAATGGTATGCCAATCTCATCAGCAAATGCCTTCAAGTAGCAAAGCCAAATACCACCCTAGTTCACTTCACTTCAATTGCAGTCTACTGAATACAATATATTCTACCTTAATCCTCGAAACTGACTAGCAGGAATAATTACCTTGCCAGTTTCATAAGATACCACTCTACCATCGGTCAGATCACATTTGTTTCCCACCAGAAGCTTGTTCACATTTTCGCTGGCATACCTGTCAATCTCATTGAGCCATTGCTTGACGTTGTTGAAACTTTCTTGGTCAGTCACATCATAAACTACCTGTCATGTGCCAGACTATCAACCAAAACAGCATACTCATCCATGGAATTTTAGGTCACAACAAGAATGATGAGGGATCTCACAATAATCCCATGTGCACCACGGTAGTAGCTACTCGTGATTGTCCTAAAGCGTTCCTGTCCAGCAGTGTCCACTACAATAGAAAGAAGAGGTAATGCCATGACTAAGTCCTTCAAACACTTCCAGACATCGACAAAGCTCCTACTTACAATTTGAAGTTTTATGGTCTTCCCATCCTGCTCCACTGTTCGAATTTTCTAATAAGATGGAACAAATTGTTAAATGGTATATAAGTAAGGTTTTGGTATGGGCGAGGATATAAATGGAGGAGAGAGGAAAAAGAGTGTATAGTATTAATGCACTCACAAAGTCAACACCAATTGTACTGATGTAACTTTCTATATAGGAATCATCCTGCAGCAAGAAAAGTAAAACATATAATAGATCtcaaaaaaatgaataaaaagtAGAAATAAATAGGCAGTAAAATCAGAAGTCAAAGTAGCACATTATACACCAAGAGCTAACATTCTTAAGAATCTATAAGAACCATGGTTACTTTACATCATGTATGATTGTCAATTGGCCATCAAATTGAAACTCAGCCAAAAGGTTTAAATACTCAATACTGCCAAGCACCGCATAGTCACAAAGTGATACTGTGAACACATTTTATCTTCATCCTAAGATTTTTGAGCCCATGCTCATAAGTGCCCCTATGGTAATAATGTTCCTAAGGTTCAAATGTAAAATTTAAAGCAATAACAGAGTATTATTATAAAACTATAGCAAGTGAGAAAGAACCGAGGGGCGggaaagacagagagagagagagagtcttcacCGCAAATCTCAATAGAAGGCATGACTTCCCGACCCCTGAATCTCCAATAAGCAAAAGCTTGAAAAGATAGTCACTGCAAAATATACATTGGTCAAGGTTCCTCAAGTTCTAAGTTTCCATTTCTTAATACAAAAAAAACCAAATCAATCTCGTCTTTCTTGCATGATAGGCGTATGGGCAAAGGCGAATTTGCTATACTAATACTTCAAAAACTAAGCAATTATAAAGTTAAAATATTGGCAATTAACTAAAATGTGAGAGCTCAATAAGTGCACATGATGTTGATAAATACCTTCACCGATAGCTAAGAAAGCAAAGCAATGCCGACATATCATGTAATCAGCAAGTCTACGAGCAATAAATCATTCAAAAAATGTCTAACAAATAATGTTTGTTGCCTATTCTCATCTCCCGTTTCAAAGCATTGAATTACCATGTGCTGCCAGTTCTTGACTAGATGATAAATCTACCTCAGCAGCTTTGAGTCTTTTGGCTCTACTCATAAACAAGGTGCAAGAAAACAGCTAAATATATACCTAACTAGAGCGAATGTTTTGTTTAAAACGCCAAGTTTCTTTCTTCAATATCCTGTATTAGATGTCAGTGCTAATGTTTAGGAATGACATTCTTACAAATTTTTGTTTGTTAAATCACATCAGAAGTCCTTGTTTTTTCATTAAGAACATCTTCAGAAGGAAGACATCGAAGACACCACATACACACTATAGAGTGGTCCATCTGAGGGTACAACAAGATGCCATGTGACGGTAACTCATTTGGAAGGCTCACTCATAGAACACACATCATGGAATGTTTGACTAACAATCTCACTCCAGAAAGTTCTTGATTGCTAGGGTAAGGACTTCCGCAATAGTTTAACCCGTTTCCATTTTTTATTTTCCAACAAAAGCTATAATCAATTACATGAATTAAACTCTCAGGAATTGTATATGATGATAGCAATCACGCAGAATAGGAGGTAATAATCGGTACTAGATAGCTATAATGgacacaaacaaatattttaatcTATTTACTACCACAAAGATATGAAATGAATCATAAGAATCTCCCGTTCCATGTCGATAGTGGATCTACACATATCACAACATTCAGTCAGAGAAAGTAGTGCTATATTCACCCCACGCGCCCCCAATTAAAATTACCCAAAATCACAAAACCAACCGATTAACCCTAAACATTAGCAGTATCAAAAAATATTGGCCACCatcctgtcacgaacggtcgtcgcgcacccgcaacaactccgttcaacgaaccgttcgtcgctcacacccgcatgtacagctgcttgacagcatgttttctcatggttttgggtcattttgctgtaaatatgtaagttcgaaccagctgcagcgttgcaaaagcgatcgctcactgaaccgagcaaaacagccccaaaacagcccaaaacggctccgttttcgcgtgccgcgggaggtgagcggagtgctgcctccgctcaccaaaatgtcagccatctcagcacccaggaaccccccgggtggcacatggctggatggggcttcggttatataccgggcgttgaacactctttcgcaagttcgcacgtgacctttacgggaacttggtgttgcgcctgggaccaggtgagcggctgtttgtgggcttgcagctgttcgttcatccttgaaagccttgttttcctccctctccctcttttctcttgtgcacacaaggtgttcgacgatttgcttgtaaagcttcccttttcgcgagacttcgggacttgtccgttgctcgttctttcgatctaactttctttctcttttacaggtccttcgggacctgcgagaggttacaaagtggctgatccttgcggagcaagatcgcaagggcgaagcgcgacttaggcaacacaagctaagttcgcgtctttgccgcacgggtgacccgcgactttggcaacgcacgctagcttcgagtctttggccgcaagggtgcctcacgccttaggcaattccagctaaggtcgtgacattgtggtatcagagcgggcaagctcttcgatcgaacagcgaacgaacttcgcaacttcgccatggcaaagcatcgtggcgaatcaagcaagacggggcaagccggaaccttgccccaagcagccgcaggtgggctgcatgtgcacactcgctctcatgctgttggagccgctcacgaggatcgcggcagcgaacaggatgagcgagaagttggcaactctccgcgagcggaggaagcgcaatctggtgcgctaacggggaaaaagagtcataaggagagactcacgacggcggaaacccgcctggatgttctggaagcgagcatggaggaactctaccatggccaacaaaggcttgttggggtagagagctcgcaagaggaagcggagtccaggatcgacaaggtcgaggccctagtcgaccgactgtctgatgacaccaaggactctgtgctacacttacaggatgttgtggcggaactcacggcaaaggtggctatgctcacaagaacgctaaatgcgggaggaggcaacacccgcgttgcaccgccacaaaacttgagggcacctgagccccatggatacggaggggctagagatgccaaagagctcgagaactttttgttcgacatggagcaatacttccgagctacgaggcccgattctgaagataccaaagtttctatagcaacaatgtatctgaacggagatgcgaaactttggtagcgaactcgttgggaggagatccaacaaggtcggtgtcgagtcgacacatgggaagacttgaagcgggagttgagaactcagttcctaccggagaacacagagttcgtcgcaagaaggaagttgagacaactccgccaaagtaccaccatccgagactacgtgaagcaattttctgcactaatgctggacatacaggacatgtccgagaaggacaagttgttcagcttccttgatggtttgaaaccatgggcccaacaagagctgaatcgaaggaatgttaccgatgtggtcggggcaattgcagctacagaaaggctcaccgactttgtttcctcggaaGACccggcgagaaggaaacaatcttcaagcaatcgccctccaaaacattctcgagggaaggagctcgggggcgaacaaaagaagaagagctcacacaaagggccaaaccctaaaggcaaggcctcaaaacctggaggatgcttcttgtgcggaggaccgcacatggtaagggagtgcccacagaaacaggcactcaatgctttgacggcttccatccaccctccccgatcggacaagggcaaagctgttgctcttagctcgagcagttcagaatccagcagcgatgacgaagagtcgcaaggaccccgaatgggagcaatgcgtttgttgaacgctatgcggggtcaagtgggggagaacaacaagacaaagcaacagaaagcaggaagtggtgagttgatgtacgtagacatcaagctgaatggccaaatgacccgtgcaatggtggacacgggcgctacccacaacttcatagccgatcgtgaagcacaacgacttgggttgatcttggagaagagcccaagccgaatgaaagcggtgaactcggaggccaggcgaatctccgggttggcgaagggtgttcctatcaaaatcgggaattggagcggaaacaccaacatgatggccgtgccactggacgacttccaagtgattcttggaatggaatttatgcacgcggcgaagttggtgccgatgccgttcttgaactccttatgtatgatgggaggcgatgacccctgcgtagttcccgtctctcggagaggaaccaaggagccccaacatatttcggcgttacaattgaagaaaggggtgcgaaagggcgaactgacattcgtggctgctatgaagctagagccactcaacgaagaggccattcaagaacctgctgtggtggcgaacgtcctgaaggagttcaaagacgttatgccacccgagttgccgaagactcttccaccacgcagaggcgtggatcacagtatcgagctggagccaggagtgaagcctccagcgagaccaccctaccgcatgcccccgccagagttggcagaactcagaaagcagttaggtgaactgctaagcggtggtctcatccgcagctcaaaagcacctttcggagctccagttctcttccagaagaaacaagatgggagcctccgattatgcgtcgactaccgagccctcaacaaagtaacagtgaagaacaagtatcccatcccgctcattgcggacttgttcgatcaattgggcaaggcgaagtatttctcaaaactcgaccttcggtcgggatattggcaggtgcgcattgctgaaggcgacgaagcaaagactacttgtgtgaccagatacggagcgtttgagttcttggtgatgccttttggcttaaccaacgctccggccacattctgtactctcatgaaccagctattcaaggagtatttggataagttcgtggtcgtctacttggacgatatcgtcgtctacagccaaacgctcgaggagcatgtcaagcaccttcggacgattttcaaagttctcagggagaacacgttcgtaaaaagggagaaatgctactttgctcaaattgagatcctattcttggggcatcgaatcggtgatggctccattcggatggacaagtcgaaggtgcaagcatttgcggaatgacgaactccaaagaaggtgccagagttgagatccttccttggtttcgtcaactactatcgacgcttcattgccgggtattcgaagcgggcaaccccactgacggagttgctgaagaaggagcagccttggaagtggtcggacaaatgtgagatagcattccaagacctgaaagctgctgtcctagaagaaccagtgctcaaattgccaaactatggagagccctttgaagtccacacagatgcttcggacttcgctattggaggagtactcatgcaggaaggtcatccggtggcctacgagagccgcaaactcaacgagaccgagaggcggtatccagtgcatgagaaggagatgacagcagtgattcattgtctacgagtttggcgacactaccttctcgggtcgcgatttgtgctaaggacagacaacatcgccctgagttatttccaaactcagaagaagctctccccaaagcaagcacggtggcaggacttcctggttgaatttgatatggcaatggaatacaagcccgggaaggcgaatgtcgtggccgatgcgctgagtcggaaagtggaatgcgtgaatgctgcacaactggagggcagaggccaagcaagtcagttacactccaacttcctttcccgaatcaaagatggactgtatagtgatccccaggcagttatcctgatgcagctcatcaaagaaggcaaggcacgacgattttgggtccaggaaggacttgtttacacaaaagggaatagggtttatgttccccgagtggacaatttgaggcgtgaactcttaaaagagtgtcacgattccctttgggctggacaccccggcattcacagaacgttggctctcgtggagagggctttctactggccaaagatggggattgatgtggaggagtatgttcgaacatgccttacttgccaacaagacaaggcggagcagcggaagccggtgggacttttggagccgttgcccgtaccagaaaggccatgggagagcatttccttagacttcatatcaagtttgccacctgtagggggacttggatcgatactcgtggtggtcgatcggttttcaaagtatgcaactttcattgctgcccccctacattgttcagctgaagaggcggctagactgatgatgaagggtgtagtgaagtattggggagtcccacacaatatcattagtgatcgggatgctcggttcctgggacgattctggaccgagctattcaaattgttggggtcaaagttatacttctctacaagtctccacccccaaacggatggtcagactgaaagaatagattcgctcttggagcagtatctccggcactacgtgagtgccaatcaacgagattgggtgaagctgttggacatcgcccaattctcctacaacttgcagcggagctctgcatccaacaagagccccttcgaaattatcacaggacaacaaccgtcgactccgcacactatggcaattgggtatactgggagtagtccatcagcctatcatttcgcaaaggagtggcatcgaaatgccgatattgcgcgagcttacttggagaaggcggcaaaacggatgaagaagtgggcagacttgggaaggcgaccacaagagttcaaagttggcgatttggtgttggtaaagctccaacgagcatcactccaattcttcaggaacagagttcacaaaggattggtgcgtaagtatgaagggcccttcccaattatcagcagagtaggcaatgtttcttacaagttgcagctgccggcgtggttcaaaattcacaacgttcttcacgccagcaacctgaaggcctaccattcggatccgcaagacgcttctcgaagtgttccaactcggcttcctcccatcacagcctcctacgagaagcgagtggaaaccattctggcggatcgtaagataaagctacccagcggagcggaacagacagagtacttggtgaagtggcgaaagcttcccggaactaaagccagttgggagcctgaagacgccctgcgacatgaagaagaagtcatcaacaactaccaacaagcgtcgacgagggcgtcgacagtttaagtgggggagaatgtcacgaacgatcgccgcgcacccgcaacaactccgttcaacgaaccgttcgtcgctcacacccgcatgtacagctgcttgacagcatgttttctcatggttttgggtcattttgctgtaaatatgtaagttcgaaccagctgcagcgttgcaaaagcgatcgctcaccgaaccgagcaaaacagccccaaaacagcccaaaacggctccgttttcgcgtgccgcgggaggtgagcggagtgctgcctccgctcaccaaaatgtcagccatctcagcacccaggaaccccccgggtggcacatggctggatggggcttcggttatataccgggcgttgaacactctttcgcaagttcgcacgtgacctttacgggaacttggtgttgcgcctgggaccaggtgagcggctgtttgtgggcttgcagctgttcgttcatccttgaaagccttgttttcctccctctccctcttttctcttgtgcacacaaggtgttcgacgatttgcttgtaaagcttcccttttcgcgagacttcgggacttgtccgttgctcgttctttcgatctaactttctttctcttttacaggtccttcgggacctgcgagaggttacaaagtggctgatccttgcggagcaagatcgcaagagcgaagcgcgacttaggcaacgcaagctaagttcgcgtctttgccgcacgggtgacccgcgactttggcaacgcacgctagcttcgagtctttggccgcaagggtgcctcacgccttaggcaattccagctaaggtcgtgacaatccgGTGCGGCAtagaaaaaagaggagagaacCTAACCACACAGGGATCCGGAACTCGCTCGCCCGTGAAGAGCGAAAAGTCGGCTATAACATATTATCATTTAGGATACCAACAAAATAAAGAAATGGGAGAAGAGACGATCCAGACCGAATCAAGAACAGCAAACCCTAGTTAATCGCGGGCAGGATGTCTTGGCAAAGGAAAAGAGGGGAAATCGAGCAGCGTAGGAGCTTACTATTCTGGAGTCATGGTGAACGAACACTTGGATCCCTAACACGAGGAGACTCCTGCAGGAGAAGGATGAAAATGCCGGAGAGGAGTCGTCGGAACGGATAAAGGTTAGGGAGGAAGGATCGACGAGTTCATTTATAGAGGAAGTAAGTTGGCAAGTCAACACCGTTCAACCACCGAATCCGACTGGACTCTCGAAGGTTCGCGCTAACGATCGGTTGGGCCGTCTTAACGTCTGCGGATGAGGCGCACGGCGCACGTGCCGACCGCGTCTGGGCCCCTTTTGGGGCAGCCCGTAATGCAGCCGCGCAAGGCAAGGTGAGGTGAGTGAGACTTTCCTTTGGACGGCAATGTGAAACGAATAATAATCCACCGGCCAACTTCACCCTTCGTCTTTACCCACCTTGCGTATAGCCAGCCGGTGGCAGTGTGTGACGTAATCTGTGAAAAACTTATCCAATGAGGGATTTGGTGAAAAACTTTTCCTCAAATAAAAGTGGCTCCCACCAAAACATGTGAAGAAGACCTTTGGGCCGAAGATACTTAGCCCATGGCTGATCCAGTCAGATGGTTGATCTATGGGCTTTCATCCGGGGAGCTGTGTGGACCGCATTAAACCAAaataaaacaaattaatttgtcGACCCTAAAAGCTGTTATTTCATACATAAAATTGCTGATTTTTAATAAGTTGTCATCGGCGATTAAACCAGTATAATTTGTTAGTTGATGGAACCAAGAAACACTTGTGGCCTAATCTTGTATGACACAATAGTAATTAATCATGGCTTCCCCTTAAATTTCTCAGATTATGCATATGTACTCAGTCTATCGAGCGTTGTCACGTGTACTTCTGGATTCGTGCTGTAAAGATAgatatttttgttcttttttaagtGCCAAGTGTTTCTTGTTTTACTTGTGTTTCCACGCAGACGAATTCCGAGCTATTTCTGAAAGAAAAATATTCATACCGTGGACAGGACACACACTTGTGCCACAGGAGAGTGCCACGTCGAACGCTAGAGCTGATGTCATGAGACCCCCGCTGTGCTCCGGGGCTCGGGGACTTGGTGACGTGTCGTCCACAGTCCGCGTGCATGTTGACGAAGGAAAAGTGTTCCGTGCCTTGACCGAGACAGCAGGTGAcctgacctctctctctctcgtttaatTTATTCTCCAAGGGTTGGTTGCCTTGTCTCGCCTCGACCCAACCGGGCCGAACCGGGCTGCTTTGTCCGGAATAGTAGCTTAGAACTATTTATAGGGCCGTGGTCGGTTGGTTCAACCGGCTTTAGACCATCAAAAACCCTTTTAACGGCACGAGCGTTCCTAAAACCCTAAATCGCTCGCGTGCGGAGGAGGCGATTACGAACCCTCGAATCCCTGCTGGGTTTCTCCGCTTCGGTCGAGGATGAGGAAGAAGGTGGACGACCGCATCCGAACCCTCATCGAGAATGGTGTAAAGCTCAGACATCGTTCTATGTTCCTCATCGTCGGCGACAAATCCCGAGATCAGGTGACATCCCTCTTCCCCTCAACTGTGCACCTGGTGTTAGTTCTTTGATCATGAAATTTAACCCTCATCGATTACTCCGTTCGAACcgccttttgttttttgtttttcttttaaataATGAAATTGATTATGGCTCTCAACTTTATACCTGGTTTTAGGCCCTTTATTCTGATTTCTTGACAGCCATTGGCAGTTTTAAACGGTTAAAAGCTTTTTGTATTTTGATACTTGGATTAAGTTTAAGTTGAGCCACTAAAATATGCCCTGAGATATCACGAATAATTGCCTAGAGTTTTCATTATTAGGTAAAGTGTTTTGAAGTGGGAAAGAAAGCGGCTGCAAGAAGTAGGAACAAGAACTCataattttgttgttgttgatcgTTAATTTTGGTTTCATTGTGCTTGTGGTGCATATTATCATGCAGAGCTTGCCTTTAAATTCTTGTCATCTGATAAAGGTAATACCATGATTGCATGCAGATTGTCAATCTCCATTACATGTTAACCAAGGCAGTCGTGAAGTCTCGCCCAACTGTGTTGTGGTGCTACAAAGATAAGCTTGAGCTTAGCAGGTGCTGCTTTTACTTGCGATTTTCTTTCTTAAGCCCTTGCATGTAATA comes from Musa acuminata AAA Group cultivar baxijiao chromosome BXJ3-3, Cavendish_Baxijiao_AAA, whole genome shotgun sequence and encodes:
- the LOC135634014 gene encoding ras-related protein RIC1-like isoform X3, which gives rise to MTPEYDYLFKLLLIGDSGVGKSCLLLRFADDSYIESYISTIGVDFKIRTVEQDGKTIKLQIVSRSFVDVWKCLKDLVMALPLLSIVVDTAGQERFRTITSSYYRGAHGIIVVYDVTDQESFNNVKQWLNEIDRYASENVNKLLVGNKCDLTDGRVVSYETGKGGIWLCYLKAFADEIGIPFLETSAKDSTNVEKAFMTMAADIKDRMASQPAGSASKPTTVHMRGQPVGQKSSCCS
- the LOC135634014 gene encoding ras-related protein RIC1-like isoform X1 produces the protein MTPEYDYLFKLLLIGDSGVGKSCLLLRFADDSYIESYISTIGVDFVSALILYTLFPLSSIYILAHTKTLLIYHLTICSILLENSNSGAGWEDHKTSNLDTAGQERFRTITSSYYRGAHGIIVVYDVTDQESFNNVKQWLNEIDRYASENVNKLLVGNKCDLTDGRVVSYETGKGGIWLCYLKAFADEIGIPFLETSAKDSTNVEKAFMTMAADIKDRMASQPAGSASKPTTVHMRGQPVGQKSSCCS
- the LOC135634014 gene encoding ras-related protein RIC1-like isoform X2, whose product is MTPEYDYLFKLLLIGDSGVGKSCLLLRFADDSYIESYISTIGVDFVSALILYTLFPLSSIYILAHTKTLLIYHLTICSILLENSNSGAGWEDHKTSNLDTAGQERFRTITSSYYRGAHGIIVVYDVTDQESFNNVKQWLNEIDRYASENVNKLLVGNKCDLTDGRVVSYETGKAFADEIGIPFLETSAKDSTNVEKAFMTMAADIKDRMASQPAGSASKPTTVHMRGQPVGQKSSCCS
- the LOC135634014 gene encoding ras-related protein RIC1-like isoform X4, which codes for MTPEYDYLFKLLLIGDSGVGKSCLLLRFADDSYIESYISTIGVDFKIRTVEQDGKTIKLQIVSRSFVDVWKCLKDLVMALPLLSIVVDTAGQERFRTITSSYYRGAHGIIVVYDVTDQESFNNVKQWLNEIDRYASENVNKLLVGNKCDLTDGRVVSYETGKAFADEIGIPFLETSAKDSTNVEKAFMTMAADIKDRMASQPAGSASKPTTVHMRGQPVGQKSSCCS
- the LOC108952306 gene encoding ubiquitin carboxyl-terminal hydrolase 7, yielding MPTVSVKWKKQIFPAMEIGTSQPPFEFKSQLCALSGVSPERQKIMVQGGLLKVQLTGIYDLVAVLTHKGRSDDYVFWVKQENAPFDPGKWIQYDDHNPIQSNPA